A genome region from Ralstonia solanacearum K60 includes the following:
- the mobA gene encoding molybdenum cofactor guanylyltransferase MobA — translation MIPTSDITGLILAGGRGSRMGGVDKGLQMFNGVPMAMHALMRLSPQVGHMLINANRNLAAYESFGVPVVVDSVPDFAGPLAGILAGLEQCQTPYLLTAPCDSPFVPVDLAPTLSKALVEAGARIAMPVTLEPDENGRPRRQVQPVFCLFDATLADDLTVYLQQGGRKIETWTARHPCVEVVFDDAAAFANINTLAELRQLAERR, via the coding sequence ATGATTCCGACTTCCGACATCACCGGCCTGATCCTGGCCGGCGGCCGGGGCAGCCGCATGGGCGGCGTCGACAAGGGCCTGCAGATGTTCAACGGCGTGCCGATGGCGATGCATGCGCTGATGCGCCTGTCGCCGCAGGTCGGCCACATGCTGATCAACGCCAACCGCAACCTGGCCGCCTATGAGTCGTTCGGCGTGCCGGTGGTGGTGGATTCCGTGCCCGACTTTGCCGGCCCGCTGGCCGGCATCCTGGCGGGACTCGAACAGTGCCAGACGCCCTACCTGCTGACCGCGCCGTGCGACTCGCCATTTGTACCGGTGGACCTGGCCCCAACGCTCTCGAAGGCGCTGGTCGAAGCCGGGGCACGCATCGCGATGCCGGTCACGCTGGAACCGGATGAAAACGGCCGGCCGCGCCGCCAGGTGCAACCGGTGTTCTGCCTGTTCGATGCCACCCTGGCCGACGACCTGACCGTCTACCTGCAACAGGGCGGCCGCAAGATCGAGACATGGACCGCACGCCATCCGTGCGTCGAGGTCGTCTTCGACGATGCTGCCGCCTTTGCCAACATCAACACGCTGGCCGAACTGCGCCAGCTCGCCGAACGGCGCTAG
- the moaA gene encoding GTP 3',8-cyclase MoaA has translation MTETVIPLYDLRDGQHHRATVPAVPDTLVPAQGWLADTRGRRLHDLRISVTDRCNFRCVYCMPKDVFDKDYRFLRHSELLSFEEIERMVRLFIEHGVEKIRLTGGEPLLRKDIERLVEMLARLTTRDGKPLDLTLTTNGALLARKAQSLKDAGLKRVTVSLDAIDDATFRRMNDVDFAVGEVLHGIEVAQNVGLAPLKLNMVVKRGDNDGQIVPMARHFRGSGIILRFIEYMDVGATNHWEMTSVVPSAEVIQRLSTAFALEPLSANYTGETAERWRYADGAGEIGVISSVTQAFCHACTRARLSTEGKLYLCLFAVEGFDLRALLRGGATDLELSNAIRNIWQARADRYSELRSSGQIDAADRRIEMSYIGG, from the coding sequence ATGACTGAAACCGTCATCCCCCTCTACGATCTGCGCGACGGCCAGCACCATCGCGCCACGGTGCCTGCCGTGCCGGACACGCTCGTGCCGGCGCAGGGCTGGCTGGCAGATACGCGCGGGCGGCGCTTGCACGACCTGCGCATCTCGGTGACGGACCGCTGCAACTTCCGCTGCGTCTACTGCATGCCGAAGGACGTATTCGATAAGGACTACCGTTTCCTGCGGCACAGCGAGCTGCTGTCGTTCGAAGAGATCGAGCGGATGGTGCGCCTGTTCATCGAGCACGGCGTCGAAAAGATCCGGCTGACCGGCGGCGAACCGCTGCTGCGCAAGGACATCGAGCGGCTGGTCGAGATGCTCGCGCGCCTGACCACCCGCGACGGCAAGCCGCTGGACCTGACCCTGACGACCAACGGCGCCCTGCTCGCCCGCAAGGCCCAGTCGCTCAAGGATGCCGGCCTGAAGCGGGTGACGGTGAGCCTGGATGCCATCGACGATGCGACCTTCCGCCGCATGAACGATGTCGACTTTGCCGTCGGCGAGGTGCTGCACGGCATCGAAGTCGCGCAGAACGTCGGCCTGGCACCGCTGAAGCTCAACATGGTGGTCAAGCGAGGCGACAACGACGGCCAGATTGTGCCGATGGCGCGGCATTTCCGGGGCAGCGGCATCATCCTGCGCTTCATCGAATACATGGATGTGGGCGCGACCAACCACTGGGAAATGACTTCGGTGGTGCCATCGGCCGAGGTCATCCAGCGGCTGTCGACGGCGTTTGCGCTGGAGCCGCTGTCGGCCAACTACACTGGCGAGACGGCCGAGCGCTGGCGTTACGCGGACGGCGCGGGCGAGATCGGTGTGATCTCCAGCGTCACGCAGGCGTTCTGCCATGCGTGCACGCGTGCGCGGCTGTCGACGGAAGGCAAACTCTACCTGTGCCTGTTCGCCGTCGAAGGCTTCGACCTGCGCGCCCTGTTGCGCGGCGGGGCGACCGATCTGGAGTTGTCCAACGCCATCCGCAACATCTGGCAGGCGCGGGCGGACCGCTACTCCGAACTGCGCTCCAGCGGCCAGATCGATGCGGCCGACCGGCGCATCGAAATGTCCTATATCGGCGGCTGA
- the glp gene encoding gephyrin-like molybdotransferase Glp — protein sequence MTTLASVVSCLSDYDPNALPVAQAQAVMRDFVQPVTGVARVPIRSALDRVLAEDVLSSIDVPAHDNSAMDGFAFAGAELSRDGGHDDLALRVIGTAYAGTAFDGAPGPGEAVRVMTGAVMPAGCDTVIPQEFTQGDAAGVRFARDAIRAGNNRRLRGEDLAKGSAALTAGRILRPADIGLLASLGIAEVPVRRRLRVAFFSTGDELRSIGEPLDAGCVYDSNRYTLHGMLSRLGVERIDMGVVRDDPAALEAAFRTAAENADAIITSGGVSVGEADFTKQMMAQLGDVAFWKIAMRPGRPMAFGRIASNGHGAVLFGLPGNPVAVMVTFYHFVRGALLRMMGATETGAPLVPATSVAPIRKRPGRTEYQRGIAALNSSGQLEVRLTGQQGSGVLRSMSEANCFVVLPHEQGQVNAGDTVQLLLFDGLV from the coding sequence ATGACCACTCTCGCCTCCGTCGTCTCCTGCCTGTCCGACTACGATCCGAACGCGCTGCCCGTGGCACAGGCGCAAGCCGTCATGCGCGACTTCGTGCAGCCGGTGACGGGCGTTGCCCGCGTGCCGATCCGCAGCGCGCTCGACCGCGTGCTGGCCGAAGACGTGCTGTCGTCCATCGACGTGCCCGCGCACGACAACTCCGCGATGGACGGCTTCGCCTTTGCCGGCGCTGAACTGTCGCGCGACGGCGGCCATGACGACCTCGCGCTGCGCGTGATCGGCACCGCCTACGCGGGCACCGCCTTCGACGGCGCGCCAGGACCGGGCGAAGCCGTGCGCGTGATGACCGGCGCCGTAATGCCGGCCGGCTGCGATACCGTCATCCCGCAGGAATTCACGCAGGGCGACGCCGCCGGCGTGCGCTTTGCCCGCGACGCCATCCGCGCGGGCAACAACCGCCGCCTGCGCGGCGAAGACCTCGCCAAGGGCAGCGCCGCACTCACCGCCGGCCGCATCCTGCGCCCGGCCGACATCGGCCTGCTGGCCTCGCTCGGCATCGCCGAGGTGCCGGTGCGGCGGCGGCTGCGCGTGGCCTTCTTCTCGACCGGGGACGAACTGCGCTCCATCGGCGAACCGCTGGATGCCGGCTGCGTGTACGACTCGAACCGCTACACGCTGCACGGCATGCTGTCGCGCCTGGGCGTGGAACGGATCGACATGGGCGTAGTACGCGACGATCCGGCCGCGCTGGAGGCGGCATTCCGCACAGCGGCCGAGAACGCGGACGCGATCATCACGTCCGGCGGCGTCTCCGTCGGCGAAGCGGATTTCACCAAGCAGATGATGGCCCAGTTGGGCGATGTGGCTTTCTGGAAGATCGCCATGCGCCCCGGGCGACCGATGGCCTTCGGCCGGATCGCCTCGAACGGTCACGGCGCCGTCCTGTTCGGTCTGCCCGGCAATCCGGTGGCGGTGATGGTGACCTTCTACCACTTCGTGCGCGGCGCACTGCTGCGCATGATGGGGGCGACCGAGACCGGTGCGCCGCTGGTGCCGGCCACCAGCGTGGCGCCGATCCGCAAGCGCCCCGGCCGTACCGAATACCAGCGCGGCATTGCCGCCCTCAACAGCAGCGGGCAACTGGAGGTGCGCCTGACCGGCCAGCAAGGCTCCGGCGTGCTGCGCTCGATGAGCGAGGCCAACTGCTTCGTCGTGCTCCCCCATGAGCAAGGACAGGTCAACGCGGGCGATACGGTCCAACTGCTGTTGTTCGACGGACTGGTCTGA